A section of the Pseudomonas lini genome encodes:
- the rlmM gene encoding 23S rRNA (cytidine(2498)-2'-O)-methyltransferase RlmM encodes MNTLFMHCRPGFESEVCSEISEHAARLNVAGYAKAKTASACAEFICTEEDGAERLMRGQRFADLIFPRQWARGIFIDLPETDRISVILAHMADFPVCGSLWLEMVDTNDGKELSNFCKKFEGHLRKALMAAGKLVEDAHKPRLLLTFKSGREVFMGLAESNNSAMWPMGIPRLKFPREAPSRSTLKLEEAWHHFIPRDQWDERLHSDMTGVDLGAAPGGWTWQLVNRGMLVTAIDNGPMAESLMDTGLVQHLMADGFTFKPKQPVDWMVCDIVEKPARNAAMLEEWIGEGHCREAVVNLKLPMKQRYAEVKRLLERIADGFKARGIRVEIGCKQLYHDREEVTCHLRRLDVKKPKSR; translated from the coding sequence ATGAACACCCTCTTTATGCATTGCCGGCCGGGCTTCGAAAGCGAAGTCTGTTCCGAGATTTCCGAACATGCCGCGCGGCTGAACGTGGCCGGTTATGCCAAGGCCAAAACCGCCAGCGCCTGCGCCGAATTTATTTGCACCGAAGAAGACGGCGCCGAACGCCTGATGCGTGGCCAGCGTTTCGCTGACCTGATCTTCCCGCGTCAGTGGGCTCGCGGGATCTTCATCGATCTGCCGGAAACCGACCGCATCAGCGTGATCCTTGCGCACATGGCGGACTTCCCGGTGTGCGGCAGCCTGTGGCTGGAAATGGTCGACACCAACGATGGCAAGGAGCTGTCGAACTTCTGCAAGAAGTTCGAAGGCCACCTGCGCAAGGCGCTGATGGCGGCCGGCAAACTGGTGGAAGACGCCCACAAGCCGAGGCTGCTGCTGACTTTCAAAAGTGGCCGCGAAGTGTTCATGGGGCTGGCCGAGTCGAACAACTCGGCGATGTGGCCGATGGGCATTCCACGCCTGAAATTCCCGCGTGAAGCGCCGAGCCGTTCGACGCTGAAACTGGAAGAGGCGTGGCACCACTTCATCCCTCGCGATCAGTGGGATGAGCGTCTGCACAGTGACATGACCGGCGTCGACCTCGGTGCTGCGCCCGGCGGCTGGACCTGGCAGTTGGTCAATCGTGGCATGCTGGTGACCGCGATCGACAACGGCCCGATGGCCGAAAGCCTGATGGACACCGGTTTGGTGCAGCACTTGATGGCCGACGGTTTCACCTTCAAGCCCAAGCAACCGGTGGACTGGATGGTCTGCGACATCGTCGAGAAGCCGGCGCGCAACGCCGCAATGCTGGAAGAATGGATTGGCGAGGGGCATTGCCGCGAAGCGGTGGTCAACCTCAAGTTGCCGATGAAACAGCGTTATGCCGAAGTGAAGCGCTTGCTGGAACGTATTGCCGACGGGTTCAAGGCGCGAGGCATTCGAGTCGAGATCGGCTGCAAGCAGCTGTACCACGATCGTGAAGAAGTGACCTGCCATTTGCGCCGGCTCGACGTAAAGAAACCCAAGTCCCGTTAA